In Sphingobium amiense, a genomic segment contains:
- a CDS encoding FadR/GntR family transcriptional regulator — protein sequence MLDAIGRDIVTGRYDATPFPTEAELTAQHGVSRSVTREAVKMLTAKGLVSARPRQGTIVEPSANWNMFDPDVLRWLLERRASPELLRHFNQLRVAIEPEAAALAAEFHDEADLDAIAAGLERMREAEQGRDDALAADIAFHVAIMAASHNPFYRQFRDVVATALQTSIRFTNKIKGHTANIADHARVYEAISAGDADGARRAMRHLIGEVLELIAKSDAAPAGLAPA from the coding sequence ATGCTCGATGCGATCGGGCGGGACATCGTTACCGGCCGCTACGATGCGACGCCCTTTCCCACAGAAGCGGAGCTGACCGCCCAGCATGGCGTCAGCCGGTCGGTTACGCGCGAAGCGGTCAAGATGCTTACGGCCAAGGGGCTGGTCAGCGCGCGACCGAGGCAGGGGACAATCGTCGAGCCATCGGCGAACTGGAACATGTTCGATCCCGATGTGCTGCGCTGGCTGCTGGAGCGGCGCGCCTCGCCCGAACTGCTCCGCCATTTCAACCAGTTGAGGGTCGCCATCGAGCCGGAAGCCGCTGCGCTCGCCGCTGAATTTCATGACGAAGCCGATCTGGATGCGATTGCGGCGGGACTGGAGCGCATGCGCGAGGCCGAGCAGGGGAGGGACGATGCGCTCGCCGCTGACATCGCATTCCATGTGGCGATCATGGCGGCGTCGCATAATCCCTTCTATCGGCAGTTTCGCGATGTGGTCGCGACCGCGCTCCAGACGTCGATCCGCTTCACCAACAAGATCAAGGGACATACGGCAAATATTGCCGACCACGCCCGCGTATATGAGGCGATTTCGGCGGGCGATGCCGATGGCGCGCGCCGGGCGATGCGGCATCTGATCGGAGAGGTGCTTGAACTGATCGCGAAGAGCGATGCTGCCCCGGCGGGCCTTGCGCCGGCCTGA
- a CDS encoding sodium/sugar symporter: MNLATIDIVVVVAYALGIFALAQWVSRDRAGTAKNSTDYFLASRSLPWWAIGASLIAANISAEQIVGMAGSGYAIGLAIASYEWMAALTLIIVGKFFLPIFLRNEIYTMPQFLEQRYGTSIRTVMAIFWLALYIFVNLTSIVWLGSIAVNQVAGVDQDVALFALGGFALLYQLRGGLKAVALTDIVQVTLLVAGGLMVSALTLSRIGGGEGAVAGFLILMERAPGHFDMILSPDNPHYKELPGVAVLVGGMWIANLSYWGFNQYIIQRALAAKSLGEAQKGIVFAAFLKLLMPLVIVVPGIAAVVLAPGLARPDQAYPTMLRLLPSGLLGLVFAALIAAIVASTASKINSIATIFTLDLYAKFGRKAAAHDERRLVLVGRISASVAILLALLTARPLIGQSDQAFQFIQEFSGFFTPGITVIFLLGLFWKRANEAGAIAAAIGSVVLSYVFREAMPGLPFLNRMSLVFAITLALAVVLSLLVRARGDSNRITMEGVTFTTSRQFNLAGVAVILILIALYATWW; encoded by the coding sequence GTGAATCTCGCGACAATCGACATCGTTGTGGTGGTGGCTTACGCGCTGGGCATTTTCGCGCTGGCGCAGTGGGTGAGCCGCGACAGGGCCGGGACCGCCAAGAACAGCACGGATTATTTTCTGGCCTCCAGGTCGCTGCCATGGTGGGCGATCGGCGCTTCGCTCATCGCGGCGAATATCTCGGCGGAACAGATCGTCGGCATGGCAGGATCGGGCTACGCCATCGGCCTCGCCATCGCGTCCTACGAATGGATGGCGGCGCTGACCCTCATCATCGTCGGCAAATTCTTCCTGCCGATCTTCCTGCGCAACGAAATCTACACGATGCCGCAGTTTCTGGAGCAGCGTTACGGCACGTCAATCCGCACCGTGATGGCGATCTTCTGGCTGGCGCTCTATATTTTCGTGAACCTGACGTCGATCGTCTGGCTGGGATCTATCGCCGTCAATCAGGTCGCGGGCGTCGATCAGGACGTCGCGCTGTTCGCGCTCGGCGGCTTCGCCCTCCTCTACCAGCTACGAGGCGGTCTCAAGGCCGTGGCGCTTACCGACATCGTGCAGGTGACGCTGCTCGTCGCGGGCGGCCTCATGGTCTCGGCGCTCACCCTGTCGCGGATCGGCGGCGGTGAGGGCGCGGTCGCGGGCTTCCTGATCCTGATGGAGCGCGCGCCGGGTCATTTCGACATGATCCTGTCGCCAGACAATCCGCACTATAAGGAACTGCCCGGCGTCGCCGTGCTGGTGGGCGGAATGTGGATCGCGAACCTCAGCTACTGGGGCTTCAACCAATATATCATCCAGCGCGCACTCGCCGCCAAGAGCCTTGGCGAGGCGCAGAAGGGCATCGTCTTCGCCGCCTTCCTCAAATTGCTGATGCCCCTCGTCATCGTCGTGCCCGGTATCGCGGCGGTCGTGCTCGCCCCCGGCCTGGCGCGCCCCGATCAGGCCTATCCGACGATGCTCCGGCTGCTGCCGTCGGGACTGCTAGGTCTCGTCTTCGCGGCCCTGATCGCCGCGATCGTCGCCTCCACCGCGTCGAAGATCAATTCGATTGCGACGATCTTCACGCTCGATCTCTACGCCAAGTTCGGGCGGAAGGCTGCCGCCCATGACGAACGCAGGCTCGTGCTGGTGGGGCGCATTTCAGCCAGCGTCGCCATCCTGCTCGCGCTGCTGACCGCACGGCCCCTCATCGGCCAGTCGGATCAGGCATTCCAGTTCATTCAGGAATTTTCCGGCTTTTTTACGCCCGGCATCACCGTGATCTTCCTCCTCGGGCTGTTCTGGAAACGCGCGAACGAAGCAGGCGCGATTGCCGCCGCCATCGGCTCGGTCGTCCTGTCCTACGTCTTTCGCGAAGCGATGCCCGGCTTGCCCTTCCTCAACCGCATGTCGCTCGTCTTCGCGATCACACTGGCGCTCGCGGTGGTCCTCTCACTGCTCGTGCGAGCGCGCGGCGACTCCAACCGCATCACGATGGAAGGCGTGACTTTTACCACGTCGCGGCAGTTCAACCTCGCCGGTGTGGCCGTGATCCTGATCCTTATCGCCCTCTATGCTACCTGGTGGTGA
- a CDS encoding 2-dehydro-3-deoxygalactonokinase encodes MTQERFIAADWGTTNRRLYLIEKGEVVWTERDDLGVAARPDFEGEIGALRARFGAMPILLAGMVGSSIGWRETPYVPAPADLKALAAQCFNVGEGVHIVPGVALVGAGRADVMRGEEVQILGAAAAGLVPADALLIQPGTHSKWAEIRNGVLTRFTTAMTGELFGLLRQHSILASALTHRVDANEAFDRGVREGLLRDLSASLFGIRAAILTGGLDPKDASSFASGLLIGAEVAARLGDYEDGAAYILADAQFGALYAAALAIAGREAHIIDSHAAFLSGIIRIESLLP; translated from the coding sequence ATGACACAGGAAAGGTTCATCGCCGCCGACTGGGGCACCACCAACCGGCGCCTGTATCTGATCGAAAAGGGCGAGGTCGTCTGGACCGAACGCGACGACCTCGGCGTCGCTGCGCGGCCCGATTTCGAGGGCGAGATCGGCGCGCTGCGCGCCCGCTTCGGCGCCATGCCGATCCTGCTCGCCGGAATGGTCGGTTCGTCGATCGGGTGGCGCGAAACGCCCTATGTTCCGGCCCCCGCCGATCTGAAGGCGCTCGCGGCCCAGTGCTTCAATGTCGGCGAAGGTGTCCATATCGTTCCCGGCGTCGCGCTGGTCGGGGCGGGCCGCGCCGATGTGATGCGGGGTGAGGAGGTGCAGATCCTCGGCGCAGCCGCAGCGGGACTTGTGCCTGCCGACGCGCTGCTGATCCAGCCGGGCACGCACAGCAAATGGGCGGAGATCCGGAACGGGGTGCTCACGCGCTTCACCACCGCGATGACCGGCGAACTGTTCGGCCTGCTCCGGCAGCACAGCATTCTCGCGTCCGCGCTCACGCATCGCGTTGACGCGAACGAGGCCTTCGACCGGGGCGTGCGGGAGGGGTTGCTGCGCGATCTTTCCGCCAGCCTCTTCGGCATCCGCGCCGCCATTCTGACCGGCGGACTCGATCCCAAAGACGCATCCTCCTTCGCGAGCGGCCTGCTGATCGGCGCGGAAGTGGCGGCGCGGCTGGGCGACTATGAAGACGGCGCCGCCTATATTCTGGCCGACGCGCAGTTCGGAGCACTCTACGCCGCTGCGCTCGCCATTGCCGGTCGGGAAGCGCATATCATCGACAGCCACGCCGCTTTCCTGAGCGGCATCATCCGCATAGAAAGCCTTTTGCCGTGA